Within the Gloeobacter kilaueensis JS1 genome, the region AGCCGCTCCGGCAATAAAAGCTGGTGCTGGTCGCTAAAAAATGCCCGCGAGCAGAGCCAGGCCGCTGCTAGACCGGTGATGGCAGCGGCACCGACCAGCATATACATCACCACCATCTGCAGTTGCACCGCCGCCAGGGGGCTGGCACCGGCTAAGATCATGCCGGTCATCGCCCCCGGTAGCTGGATGAGGCCGACGGTCCGGGTCGAATCGATGATCGGGATCATGCCTGCTTTGAGGGCGCGCTTGAGATAGGGCCGCACCGCTACCGGCCAGGGCGCTCCGAGCGAGAGGGCCGCCTCGATCTGGGGCCGCCAGCCCTGCAGTTCGTCGCGCACCCGGGCAGCTACCAGCGAGTTGACGTTCATGGCGTTGCCGATCACCATGCCCGCAATCGGAATCAGGGTATGGGCAGAAAAAGGAAAGATGCGCAGTGCCACCAGGCTACCCAGGGTGGCCAGGGTACCGCCGCCGATGGCAGCGAGGGCGAGGCCAATTGCCCCCGGTACGCCAGTAGCGCGCTTGCCGGAGGTAAAACCGGCAACCGTCACCATCAGCGAGATCAG harbors:
- a CDS encoding ABC transporter permease produces the protein MNGAVSWQQVGAALVLVAAAALVSRWQSLDLEKEMGIASLRAFVQLVAIGYALEFIFATNNAFFVVSLISLMVTVAGFTSGKRATGVPGAIGLALAAIGGGTLATLGSLVALRIFPFSAHTLIPIAGMVIGNAMNVNSLVAARVRDELQGWRPQIEAALSLGAPWPVAVRPYLKRALKAGMIPIIDSTRTVGLIQLPGAMTGMILAGASPLAAVQLQMVVMYMLVGAAAITGLAAAWLCSRAFFSDQHQLLLPERLQTAQGKL